The Pelodiscus sinensis isolate JC-2024 chromosome 5, ASM4963464v1, whole genome shotgun sequence genome includes a region encoding these proteins:
- the SHISA3 gene encoding protein shisa-3 homolog: protein MGARGLLLRWLVLGVLGGGARAAGGEYCHGWLDGQGRYHPGFQCPEGFDTPDATICCGSCALRYCCAAAEARLEQGGCTNDPEPQSPGGPAQPIYVPFLIVGSIFIAFIIVGSLVAVYCCTCLRPKQPSQQPIRFSLRSYQIETLPMILTSTGLRTPSRQSSTATSSSSTGGSIRRFSFARAESGCLVASPPSPYTSGCLQTGHSIHLTQPAGFLVSSPYFGYPLQPEPSLAGRSCPDF, encoded by the exons ATGGGGGCCCGCGGGCTGCTGCTGCGCTGGCTGGTGCTGGGCGTGCTGGGCGGGGGCGCGCGGGCGGCGGGCGGCGAGTACTGCCACGGCTGGCTGGACGGGCAGGGCCGCTACCACCCGGGCTTCCAGTGCCCCGAGGGCTTCGACACGCCGGACGCCACCATCTGCTGCGGCTCCTGCGCCCTGCGCTACTGCTGCGCCGCCGCCGAGGCCCGGCTGGAGCAGGGCGGCTGCACCAACGACCCGGAGCCGCAGAGCCCGGGCGGCCCGGCCC AGCCGATCTACGTTCCTTTCCTTATTGTTGGATCCATATTCATCGCCTTCATTATTGTGGGCTCGTTGGTAGCTGTTTATTGTTGCACGTGTTTAAGACCTAAACAACCATCGCAGCAGCCAATACGATTCTCTCTTCGAAGTTATCAGATCGAGACTCTTCCAATGATCCTCACTTCCACCGGCCTCCGGACACCGTCTCGACAGTCCAGTACTGCAACCAGTTCGAGTTCTACTGGAGGCTCCATCCGCAGGTTCTCTTTTGCCAGGGCAGAGTCTGGGTGCTTAGTGGCATCTCCACCTTCACCTTACACGTCTGGGTGCCTACAAACAGGCCATTCTATCCACCTAACTCAACCAGCTGGATTTTTGGTGTCATCACCCTATTTCGGCTATCCTCTTCAACCAGAACCTTCTCTAGCTGGGAGGAGCTGCCCAGATTTTTAG